The genomic segment CATTTGTTTTCTTATTTTAGGATTTTTTACTAATATTTTTGATACAATCTTTTCCTATGAAAAAGAATAATATTATACTAATTGGTTTTATGGGTGTTGGAAAAGGAACTGTGGCAAGAGCTATGGTAAAAGAGTTCGCAATGGTGGGTCTTGCGTCCCAATTCCCAGAAGAAGAAGAGGTGGGAGTAAAGTTCCATTTCCAGTATTCGATTGATACAGATGATTTAATCGAAAGTATGGAAAATAGAGCTATAAAAAAGATTTTTAAATTTGATGGTGAGCAATATTTTAGAAATTTAGAAAAAAAGACGGCACTTTGGCTTGAAAAAAGTGTAGAAAATACAATTATTTCAACTGGTGGTGGTTTTTATCGTCAAGAAAATATTAAAAATATAGGAACTATAATCTATCTTAAGTCATCATTTGATGGAATTTTAAAAAGAATAAAAAAAGCACCAAATGCAAAAAATAAACTAAAAAAACGACCACTTTTACAAAATAAAAAAGAGGCTATAAAACTTTATAATACAAGAGTAAAAGAGTATGAAAAAGTTGCAGATATTATTGTTGATGTTGAAAACAGAGATTTAAAAGTTATAGTAAAAGAGATTTTAGGACAGATAAAATGAAAATAATATATACAAAAGATAAAGAGTTTAAAACAGAGTTTGAAAATATTTTAAAAAGAGCAAAAAGTGATATAAAAGGTGTTTCAAAAATAGTTGAAAATATTATTGATGAGATTATAGAAGATGGAAATGAGGCTTTAAAAAGACATATAGAGAAGTTTGATAAATGGATTGTAAAAAGTGATGATGAACTTTTAATATCTCAAGATAGTATGAAAAAAGCTTATGAAACTCTTGATGAAAATTTAAAAAACTCTTTGCACAAAGCTTATGATAGAATAAAAGCATATCACGAAAAACAGCTTCCAAAATCATGGATTGATTTTGAAGAAAATGGAACAATTTTGGGACAAAAGGTAACTGCTGTAGATAGAGCAGGGCTTTATATTCCAGGTGGTAAAGCTGCGTATCCAAGTAGTTTATTAATGAATGCAATTCCAGCAAAGGTTGCAGGAGTTAAAGAGATAGTTGTTTGTACACCAACTCCAAATAATGAAGTAAATGAGCTACTTCTTGCAGCTTGTCACCTTTGTAATGTTTCAAAAGTTTACAAAGTTGGAGGAGCAAGTGCAATTGCTGCTATGGCATATGGAACTAAAACAATTCCTAAGGTTGATGTAATAACAGGACCTGGAAATATCTTTGTGGCAACTGCCAAAAAAATGGTTTTTGGTGAAGTAAATATTGATATGATTGCAGGTCCTAGTGAGATTGGGATTTTAGCAGATGAGAGTGCAAAAGCAAACTTTGTAGCAATAGATTTACTATCTCAAGCAGAGCACGATGAGATGGCTAGTTCGATTTTAATAACTACTTGTGAAGATTTGGCAAAAAATACAAGTGTTGAAGTAGATAATTTTTTGGCAAATTTAAGCAGATATGAGATTGCTAAAAAATCAATAGATGAAAGAGGAGTTATAATTGTTGCTTCTAATATGGAAGAGTCAATTGAACTTATGAATGAAATAGCACCTGAACACCTTGAAGTTATGACAAAAAATCCATTTGAGCTACTTCCTTTTATAAAACATGCTGGTGCTATATTTTTAGGTGAGAATACTCCTGAGCCAATAGGAGATTATATAGCTGGTCCAAATCATACTCTACCAACAGGCGGAACTGCCAAATTTTATAGTCCTTTAAATGTAGAGAATTTTCTTAAAAAAAGCTCAATAATAAGTTTTTCAAAAAAAGCTATAAATGATTTAGGAGAGCCTTGTGCACTCTTAGCAGATACAGAAGGATTAACAGCACATGCAAAAAGTGTTCGCGTGCGATTGGAAGATAAATAATGAGTAAATTTAAAGATTGGTTTACAGAAGATGACGATGATATATTTTTTGGAAGTCCAAAGTCTAAGTTTTTTGATATTATGGAACAAACTCACAGAGATTTAGTTGAAGATGAGATTGATAAAGTTATTGAAAAGTTAGCAATTTTGGAGCTTATTGTAAGTCAAGATAAAGATGAGGATTTTGATATAAACTCATATTTAGAAGATTTTAAAGAAAAAAATCAAGAAGATGTAAACTCAATGAAAAAAGGGCTTTATATGGAATTTTCTGGAGAGATTATTAGTAGGTTGGATAGCTAGGTGGAAGTTTTAGAAAAAGTAAAAAATCAAATAAGAGATTTTGTAGAAGTTTGCCAATATCCAAAGGCTTTGGATTTGCTTGAAAAGTTGGCAACTGGAAAGATGCTAAGAAGTAAATTGATACTTAAAATTGCTAAAGAGAGCGATGAGAGTATAAAGCTTTGTGCTGTTGTTGAGATGATTCATGCGGCTTCACTACTTCACGATGATGTTATAGATGAATCAGATACAAGAAGAGGAAAACCATCTATTAATGCTTTGTATGATAATAAAACTTCTATAATGTTTGGAGATATTTTATACTCAAGAGCCTTTACAGAACTATCACAAATGGATAAGAGAGTTGCATATCATGTTTCAAATGCTGTAACGCAACTTAGCATTGGAGAGATGATGGATGTTGATTTGACTGAATCATTTAACAGTTCACATGATAAATACATAACAATGATATATAAAAAAACAGCATCACTAATAGAAGCTAGTGCGAGAAGTGCTGCAATAATAGCAGGTCTTGATGATGAAAAATATGCCTCTTATGGAAAGAATTTAGGTCTTGCTTTTCAGATGGTTGATGATATTTTAGATATTACACAAAGTAGCCAAACTCTTGGAAAACCTTCTATGCTTGATTTTAAAGAGGGAAAAGTAACTATTCCATATCTATATTTATATGAAAGAGTTGAAGATAAAGAGTATTTAAAATCTTTGTATAAAAAAGAATTAAAACAAGAAGAGTTGGAGTATCTAAAAGAGAAACTAAATAGTACAAATGCTTTGAGTGATGCTATAAAAGAGGCAAAAAATAGAGGGCTTGAAGCAATAAACTCTATAGAAGATGAAATAAATAGTGAAGATTTAATAAATATTATGAAAGCTATGATAGAAAGAGATTTTTAAGATGAGTTATTTAGTAATCAGTTTTTCGCATAAAAATTTAGATATAAAACAGAGAGAAAAATTAGCTTTTAATAGCGATGAAGAGAAAGCAAGATTTATAAAAAAACTTTTAGAAGCACCTACAACAAGTGAGTTGGTTTTACTTTCTACTTGCAATAGGGTTGAAATTATTGCAAAAAGTTCAAATATAAAACAAAGTAGTAAAAATATTATTGAAAATTTAGCTAGTTATTCATCTTTGGATTTTGATTTTTTATATGATAGGGCTGATATTTATGATGGAGATGTTGCTGTGCATCATCTTTTTTCCGTTGCTTCTGCACTTGATAGTTTAGTTATTGGTGAAACTCAAATTGTTGGACAGCTAAAAGATGCTTTTAGATTTTCCCAAAGTTTTGGTTTTTGTGGAGAGTCTATTAGTAAAGTTATGCACTATGCTTTTAAATGTGCTGCACAAGTGAGAACTGCTACAAGTTTGGGAACAGGTTCTGTTTCAGTTGCATCTACTGCTGTTGCAAAAGCAAAAGAGCTAGTAGGAAATACAAAAGGTGTAAATGCTTTGGTTATAGGCGCTGGGCTTATGAGTGAATTGGCAGTTAAGCACCTAATAAGCTCTGGTTTTGATGTAACGATAACTAGCCGTGATATGAAAAAAGCTCAAAATCTAGCAGATAGTTTTGAGGCTTCTATAAAAGTAGAGCCATATTCTAAACTTGAAGAGTTGCTTGAAATTATTCCTGTAATGATAACGGCAACATCTGCTCCATATCCAATAATTACACAAGAAAATACTCCTAGTTCATCTATTTCAAGATATTGGTTTGATATAGCAGTTCCAAGAGATATTGATGAGAATATATCAATGTTTGATTTAGATATTTACTCTGTAGATGATTTACAAGAGATTGTAAATTCAAATATGACACAAAGGTCAGCACAAGCAAAAGAGGCTTACACAATAGTTGGTCGCTCTACTTTGGAATTTTTTGATTGGTTAAAAAGTCTTGATATTGAACCAATTATTAAGAATTTGTATCTAAAAGGCGATAGTATAATAGAGAAAAAACTTCAAAATGCTATAAAAAAAGGTTTTATACCAAAAGAGCATGAAGATAATATCAAAAAACTTTGCCAAACTATAATGAGTGAATATCTTCATAATCCATCAAAACAACTTAAAAATATTTCAAGAAATATGGAGTGTGATTTGGTTGTAAGCTCTGTTCAAAGTATGTTTACAAAACAAAATAGCGATACAAACTTTAAATGTGAGCATTTATCAAAAAATTAGAAAATCAAAAATTATTTTAAAAATATAGGAAAAATATATGAAATTTAGTAAACTTTTTATTCCAACAACAAAAGAGATGCCAAGTGATGCCTCTTTACCTTCTCATCAATTTTTAGTTCGTGGTGGATTTGTAGCACAAACTGGTGCTGGAATTTATGATTTTATGCCTTTGGGAAAAATTGTTTTAGAAAAAATTAGAGCTATTGTAAAAAAAGAGATGGATGAAGCTGGAGCAAATGAAGTTCAATTTGGATTTGTTACACCTCTTAGTCTTTGGCAAGAATCTGGACGAGCCTTAACTATGGGAAATGAGCTTCTAAGATTTAAAGATAGAAAAAATGGTGAATTTGTTTTAAGTCCTACAAACGAAGAAGCTGTTGTAAATATGGTAAAAAATAGAGTTACTTCATATAAAGATTTACCACTTCATTTATATCAAATAAATACAAAGTTTAGAGATGAAGCACGACCTAGATTTGGACTTATGAGAGGAAGAGAGTTTTTGATGAAAGATGGATACTCTTTTCACTCTAACGAAGAGGATTTAGTAAGAGAATTTAATCTTATGGAAGCTACTTACAAAAAAATATATACAAAACTAGGGCTTGATTTTAGGGTTGTTGAAGCTGATAGTGGAGCAATTGGAGGAAGTGGAAGTAAAGAGTTTCATGTTTTAGCAACTAGCGGAGAGGATACAATTGTTGTTTGTGATAGTTGCTCTTATGCTGCAAATATTGAAGCTGCAAAAAGAGAAGCAAAGATTTATAATTTTGAAGCAGGAGATTTAAAAAAAATAGAGACTCCAAATTGTAAAACAATAGAAGAAGTTGCAAATTTTTTAAAAGTAAAAAAAGAACAAACTATAAAAGCAGTTATAAAAAAAGCTATTTTTAAAGATGCTTCTAAAATTGTAGTATTTTTTGTACGAGGAAGTGATGAACTTGAAGAGACTAAAGCTGTAAATAGTATAGATGCTTTAGAAATTATTGATGCAACTTTTGATGAGATAAAAGATGCAGAAATAGTTGCTGGATATTGTGGAGTTTTAAATTTACCAAAAGATATTTTAGTAGTTATCGATAGTGAGTTAGAAAATTCAAAAGCTTTGGTTTGTGGTGCAAATGAAGAGAATTTTCACTTTGTAAATGTTGATTTAAAAGCTATTGAAAATATTAAATACTTTGATTTGGTTGCTGTCAAAGAGGGTGATATTTGTACTTGTTGTGGTGGAAAACTTTCACATACAAAAGGAATTGAAGCTGGACATATTTTTCAGTTAGGTGATAAATACTCAAAAGCAATGAATGCTACATTTTTAGATGAAAATGGGAAAGCAAAACCATTTATTATGGGATGTTATGGAGTTGGAGTATCAAGACTTGTTGCTGCTGTAATTGAGCAAAACCATGATGAAAAAGGTTGTATCTGGACAAAATCAACTGCTCCTTTTATGGTTGATATTATTGTTTCAAATTTAAAAAATGAAGATGAAAAAAATATGGGTGAAAAAATCTATGAAGAGCTAAAAGCTTCAAATGTGGAAGTTATTTTAGATGATAGAATAAATGCTAGATTTGGATTTAAAATTGGAGATTTTGAGCTTTTAGGTTTTCCTTATGCGATAATTATTGGGAAAAAACTAACAGATGGAATAGTTGAAATAGTTGATAGAAAAACTCTTATTAAAACAGAAGTAAAAGTACAAGATGTTGTTGTTGAAATTTTAAATTTAATCAAATAAAAAGGCGAAAATATGAGTATTGAAAAAAATATTGAAAAAGTTGTTGATCAAAATGTTGATCAAATAACAAGAGATTTTAAATCGTTTATTCCAGATAATATTGTGGAGATAGCTATAGGATACTCTATGTCTTTTATTGTTGCACTTCTAATATTTTTTGTAGGAAAGTGGATATCAAAAAATATAGTTAAACTTTTAGGTAAAGCTTTAAGAAAAGTTGGTGGAGTTGATGAAACTTTGGTTAAGTTTTTGGAAAATATTGTTTATTATGCCTTATTAACTGTTGTTATAATTGCTGCATTAAACAAATTAGGAATTGCTACAACTTCATTTTTAGCTATTTTAGGAGCAGCTGGTTTAGCTATTGGTTTAGCTTTGAAAGACTCTTTAGGAAATTT from the Aliarcobacter cryaerophilus ATCC 43158 genome contains:
- the hisD gene encoding histidinol dehydrogenase; its protein translation is MKIIYTKDKEFKTEFENILKRAKSDIKGVSKIVENIIDEIIEDGNEALKRHIEKFDKWIVKSDDELLISQDSMKKAYETLDENLKNSLHKAYDRIKAYHEKQLPKSWIDFEENGTILGQKVTAVDRAGLYIPGGKAAYPSSLLMNAIPAKVAGVKEIVVCTPTPNNEVNELLLAACHLCNVSKVYKVGGASAIAAMAYGTKTIPKVDVITGPGNIFVATAKKMVFGEVNIDMIAGPSEIGILADESAKANFVAIDLLSQAEHDEMASSILITTCEDLAKNTSVEVDNFLANLSRYEIAKKSIDERGVIIVASNMEESIELMNEIAPEHLEVMTKNPFELLPFIKHAGAIFLGENTPEPIGDYIAGPNHTLPTGGTAKFYSPLNVENFLKKSSIISFSKKAINDLGEPCALLADTEGLTAHAKSVRVRLEDK
- a CDS encoding proline--tRNA ligase, yielding MKFSKLFIPTTKEMPSDASLPSHQFLVRGGFVAQTGAGIYDFMPLGKIVLEKIRAIVKKEMDEAGANEVQFGFVTPLSLWQESGRALTMGNELLRFKDRKNGEFVLSPTNEEAVVNMVKNRVTSYKDLPLHLYQINTKFRDEARPRFGLMRGREFLMKDGYSFHSNEEDLVREFNLMEATYKKIYTKLGLDFRVVEADSGAIGGSGSKEFHVLATSGEDTIVVCDSCSYAANIEAAKREAKIYNFEAGDLKKIETPNCKTIEEVANFLKVKKEQTIKAVIKKAIFKDASKIVVFFVRGSDELEETKAVNSIDALEIIDATFDEIKDAEIVAGYCGVLNLPKDILVVIDSELENSKALVCGANEENFHFVNVDLKAIENIKYFDLVAVKEGDICTCCGGKLSHTKGIEAGHIFQLGDKYSKAMNATFLDENGKAKPFIMGCYGVGVSRLVAAVIEQNHDEKGCIWTKSTAPFMVDIIVSNLKNEDEKNMGEKIYEELKASNVEVILDDRINARFGFKIGDFELLGFPYAIIIGKKLTDGIVEIVDRKTLIKTEVKVQDVVVEILNLIK
- a CDS encoding DUF2018 family protein yields the protein MSKFKDWFTEDDDDIFFGSPKSKFFDIMEQTHRDLVEDEIDKVIEKLAILELIVSQDKDEDFDINSYLEDFKEKNQEDVNSMKKGLYMEFSGEIISRLDS
- a CDS encoding shikimate kinase, with the translated sequence MKKNNIILIGFMGVGKGTVARAMVKEFAMVGLASQFPEEEEVGVKFHFQYSIDTDDLIESMENRAIKKIFKFDGEQYFRNLEKKTALWLEKSVENTIISTGGGFYRQENIKNIGTIIYLKSSFDGILKRIKKAPNAKNKLKKRPLLQNKKEAIKLYNTRVKEYEKVADIIVDVENRDLKVIVKEILGQIK
- the hemA gene encoding glutamyl-tRNA reductase produces the protein MSYLVISFSHKNLDIKQREKLAFNSDEEKARFIKKLLEAPTTSELVLLSTCNRVEIIAKSSNIKQSSKNIIENLASYSSLDFDFLYDRADIYDGDVAVHHLFSVASALDSLVIGETQIVGQLKDAFRFSQSFGFCGESISKVMHYAFKCAAQVRTATSLGTGSVSVASTAVAKAKELVGNTKGVNALVIGAGLMSELAVKHLISSGFDVTITSRDMKKAQNLADSFEASIKVEPYSKLEELLEIIPVMITATSAPYPIITQENTPSSSISRYWFDIAVPRDIDENISMFDLDIYSVDDLQEIVNSNMTQRSAQAKEAYTIVGRSTLEFFDWLKSLDIEPIIKNLYLKGDSIIEKKLQNAIKKGFIPKEHEDNIKKLCQTIMSEYLHNPSKQLKNISRNMECDLVVSSVQSMFTKQNSDTNFKCEHLSKN
- a CDS encoding polyprenyl synthetase family protein, producing the protein MEVLEKVKNQIRDFVEVCQYPKALDLLEKLATGKMLRSKLILKIAKESDESIKLCAVVEMIHAASLLHDDVIDESDTRRGKPSINALYDNKTSIMFGDILYSRAFTELSQMDKRVAYHVSNAVTQLSIGEMMDVDLTESFNSSHDKYITMIYKKTASLIEASARSAAIIAGLDDEKYASYGKNLGLAFQMVDDILDITQSSQTLGKPSMLDFKEGKVTIPYLYLYERVEDKEYLKSLYKKELKQEELEYLKEKLNSTNALSDAIKEAKNRGLEAINSIEDEINSEDLINIMKAMIERDF